In a single window of the Nicotiana tomentosiformis chromosome 8, ASM39032v3, whole genome shotgun sequence genome:
- the LOC104111832 gene encoding GDSL esterase/lipase At4g10955-like isoform X2 has translation MACFVQAVYLLEIDRQENRTAENALAPKWLIPFKYKLIETLNDERDGSIFGAILEWDRSAALADFVLIRPSGAPRAVLALRGTLLKSQTMRRDIEDDLRFLTWESLKGSVRFNAALKALKSIANKYGSNNVCVVGHSLGAGFALQVGKALAKEGIHIEAHLFNPPSVSLAMSLRNIGEKAGFAWKRFKSSMLPTNTDTETSCNENMPSFQIGLKQWVPHLYINNSDYICCSYTDQDNGLQDRRADKENAKPTNGHFAGAKLFLSSNKGKQKFLEAHGLEQWWSDNLELQMAISNSKLITQQLKSLYTLPASQLTQAKRQ, from the coding sequence ATGGCCTGTTTTGTCCAAGCAGTTTACCTTCTTGAGATCGACAGACAAGAAAACAGGACAGCAGAAAATGCACTTGCTCCAAAATGGTTGATACCCTTCAAGTACAAGTTAATCGAGACTCTAAACGACGAAAGAGATGGATCCATTTTCGGTGCAATCTTAGAATGGGATAGATCAGCAGCATTGGCTGATTTTGTACTAATCAGACCAAGTGGTGCACCTAGGGCTGTTCTAGCCTTAAGAGGAACACTTTTAAAAAGCCAAACAATGAGAAGAGATATCGAAGATGATCTCCGTTTCTTAACTTGGGAAAGTTTGAAAGGTTCTGTTAGATTCAATGCAGCACTGAAGGCGTTAAAATCAATCGCCAACAAGTATGGAAGCAATAATGTGTGTGTTGTAGGCCATTCACTTGGTGCTGGATTTGCTCTTCAAGTAGGAAAAGCGTTAGCGAAAGAAGGTATACATATAGAGGCACATTTGTTCAATCCACCCTCAGTTTCACTTGCTATGAGCTTGAGAAACATTGGCGAAAAAGCTGGTTTCGCGTGGAAAAGATTTAAATCATCAATGCTCCCGACAAATACTGATACTGAAACCAGTTGCAACGAAAATAtgccatcatttcagataggtcTAAAACAATGGGTGCCTCATTTGTACATTAACAATAGTGATTATATATGCTGCTCGTATACTGATCAAGATAACGGTTTACAAGACAGGCGCGCTGATAAGGAGAACGCGAAACCAACAAATGGACATTTTGCTGGTGCAAAGCTTTTCTTGTCATCTAATAAAGGGAAACAGAAGTTTCTTGAGGCACATGGATTGGAGCAATGGTGGTCTGATAATTTGGAACTACAAATGGCAATTAGTAACAGCAAGCTTATTACTCAGCAGTTGAAATCTTTGTACACTCTTCCTGCTTCTCAACTAACACAAGCGAAGCGCCAATGA
- the LOC104111832 gene encoding GDSL esterase/lipase At4g10955-like isoform X1 gives MAKRSDEEMRSEMVAAAEGEAKMEIFKEGTVESHPYAFHVSGPRNVSSPNWRDLINSSWKDSNYKRTVMACFVQAVYLLEIDRQENRTAENALAPKWLIPFKYKLIETLNDERDGSIFGAILEWDRSAALADFVLIRPSGAPRAVLALRGTLLKSQTMRRDIEDDLRFLTWESLKGSVRFNAALKALKSIANKYGSNNVCVVGHSLGAGFALQVGKALAKEGIHIEAHLFNPPSVSLAMSLRNIGEKAGFAWKRFKSSMLPTNTDTETSCNENMPSFQIGLKQWVPHLYINNSDYICCSYTDQDNGLQDRRADKENAKPTNGHFAGAKLFLSSNKGKQKFLEAHGLEQWWSDNLELQMAISNSKLITQQLKSLYTLPASQLTQAKRQ, from the exons ATGGCAAAAAGGAGTGATGAAGAGATGAGAAGTGAAATGGTAGCAGCAGCTGAAGGAGAGGCAAAAATGGAGATATTTAAGGAGGGTACTGTTGAATCTCATCCTTATGCATTTCATGTTTCGGGGCCTCGAAATGTTTCTTCGCCGAATTGGAGAGATCTTATTAATTCAAGTTG GAAGGACTCTAACTACAAAAGAACTGTAATGGCCTGTTTTGTCCAAGCAGTTTACCTTCTTGAGATCGACAGACAAGAAAACAGGACAGCAGAAAATGCACTTGCTCCAAAATGGTTGATACCCTTCAAGTACAAGTTAATCGAGACTCTAAACGACGAAAGAGATGGATCCATTTTCGGTGCAATCTTAGAATGGGATAGATCAGCAGCATTGGCTGATTTTGTACTAATCAGACCAAGTGGTGCACCTAGGGCTGTTCTAGCCTTAAGAGGAACACTTTTAAAAAGCCAAACAATGAGAAGAGATATCGAAGATGATCTCCGTTTCTTAACTTGGGAAAGTTTGAAAGGTTCTGTTAGATTCAATGCAGCACTGAAGGCGTTAAAATCAATCGCCAACAAGTATGGAAGCAATAATGTGTGTGTTGTAGGCCATTCACTTGGTGCTGGATTTGCTCTTCAAGTAGGAAAAGCGTTAGCGAAAGAAGGTATACATATAGAGGCACATTTGTTCAATCCACCCTCAGTTTCACTTGCTATGAGCTTGAGAAACATTGGCGAAAAAGCTGGTTTCGCGTGGAAAAGATTTAAATCATCAATGCTCCCGACAAATACTGATACTGAAACCAGTTGCAACGAAAATAtgccatcatttcagataggtcTAAAACAATGGGTGCCTCATTTGTACATTAACAATAGTGATTATATATGCTGCTCGTATACTGATCAAGATAACGGTTTACAAGACAGGCGCGCTGATAAGGAGAACGCGAAACCAACAAATGGACATTTTGCTGGTGCAAAGCTTTTCTTGTCATCTAATAAAGGGAAACAGAAGTTTCTTGAGGCACATGGATTGGAGCAATGGTGGTCTGATAATTTGGAACTACAAATGGCAATTAGTAACAGCAAGCTTATTACTCAGCAGTTGAAATCTTTGTACACTCTTCCTGCTTCTCAACTAACACAAGCGAAGCGCCAATGA